The DNA segment ATGTCTAATTTTGCAAAGGTTCAACTTGAGCAGATCTGGCAGAAAACACTTCAGCTCATAAATGAAAGTGCACATTTCGATGATGCCGTATTCAATGCATGGTATAAAGAAGATTCTCATCTCTTTGATATAGAGGATGATTTTGCGACCATTGTTGTTCCTTATAAGATCAACAAACAAATCATGATGGATTCCATTGATTTGATTCAGCAAAAGCTGTCCGATGTACTGGATATGAAAGTCTCCTGTCAAATCCTGTTAAAGAGCGAAGTGGATATGCTTCAGCCATCATCTGTCGTGAAAAGAAGAAATGAGATTTTATTTGAAGACAAAGTAAAAAAAGAGTATACCTTCGACAGCTTTGTCGTTGGGAAAAACAACCGGGAAGCTCATGCAGCGGCACTCTCTGTATGCTATTATCCCGGAAAATTCAACAATCCGCTGTTTATCTTTGGTAATTCAGGTCTGGGAAAAACCCACCTTCTGCATGCCATCGGCAACTATGTCAAGGCAAACAGACCGGAGGAAAAGGTTTTATACATCTACAGTGAGGATTTTGTCACACTGCTGATTGAAGCAATGAAAAATAAGACGGTTGAGGATGTCAAGGAAATGATCTGCTCCGTTGATTATCTGTTGATTGATGATATCCAGCGTCTGAAACAGAGTACCTCGCAGGAAATTTTCTTCAATATGTATAACAAGCTGATTTCCGACAACAAGCAGATCGTCATTACCAGTGATATCCATCCTACTGAGCTTAAAGGTATTGAAAACAGGCTGATTTCCCGTTTTTCCAGCGGCTTGTCCGTATCGGTAGGCTCTCCGGAATTTGAAACTGCAAAAGCTATTTTACAGAAAAAAATGGAAGGCCGCAGCGACGAGATTATGATTGATGACGAGGTTCTTGATTTTCTGGCAACCCGTTTCGCAAGCGATGTCAGAAAACTGGAGGGAACTCTCAATGAGCTGTTTTTTAAAGCAATATTATATAATCCGGAGCGCATTGATATCACATTCGCCAAGGAAATATTTAAGGAAAATCCTATTGTTGTAAAGCAAGAGGATGAGCTAACACCAAAGCAGATCAAAAATGCGGTATGCGAATATTATGGCCTGACCAGAACACAGATCGAATCAAAATCCAGAACAAAAAATATAGCAAATGCACGACATATTGCTATATATCTGTGCAGAACGCATCTGGAAATGCCATTTGCGAAAATCGGTTTTGAATTTGGAAACCGCGATCATTCAACCATCATGTCATCCTATGAAAAGATGATGAAGCTGTTAAAGGAAAAGGAAACCTTTCAACAGGCTGTTATGCAGATTGAAAGCAGTCTGGGGATAAAATAGCAAAGATATCCACATGTTTCAACTTTCCATCCACAGCGAAATTTGTTAAAATAAGCCTATGTTCAAAGTGTTTTTTGAATTTTTCCACACTTTCCACATACTTATTGTTATATATTTACTTATAAAACATAAAAGAAGGGAGCATCACCCATGTACTTTAAGGTGTCTAAAAAAGAATTCTACAATGCATTATCTGTGGCATCACGTGCCATCTCTACATTTTCTCCTCTTCCGGCTTTTTCCGGTATTAAAATCGACGCAAAGGAGGATTGTCTGATTCTGACCGGAAGTGATTCCGATGTATCCATCCAGACAAAGCTGACAAAATCCGAAGAATGTGTTCTTGAAATTCGTGATATGGGTTCTATTGTTATAGAAGCAAAATATATCCTTGAAATCGTTCGTAAAATCGATGCAGAAGAAATTGAATTTGAAATGATAGACGGTTCTCTCACTAAGATCAGTGGAAATACAGCAGAATTCAGAATTAACGGAATGCGTGCCAATGAATATCCGGCCATTGATTTTTCAAAGCCGAAGGAATGCTTTGCCTTGAAAGAGGAAACATTGAAAAAGGTTATTTTGCAGACCAGCTTTGCGACAAGTGATAAGGAAACGCGTCCGGTACTGACCGGTGTGAATTTTCACTGTGAAGGAAATACGTTGCATTGTGTTGCCACAGACTCCTATCGACTGGCTAAGAAAACCATCGATATTGCTGAAGCTTTAAACTTCAATATCACCATTCCTGCAAAATCCCTTTCAGAGGTTGTAAAAACACTGGAAGGTGAAGGAGAGGTTGAAATAGCAGTGAATGATAAAAAAGCACAGTTTATTATTCACGATACAATCGTACAGACAAGACTGATTGATGGCGTATACCCGGAAACGAGCCGTCTGATTCCATTGCAGTTTGATTATGAGCTGACGATTGATTCCAGAGATTTATTAAATGCGATTGACCGTGCAAGCTTTATTAAAAATGACGGTGTATCTGTTATCAAATTCAGTTTGAGTGAACAGGAATGTGTGCTGTCCAGTAAATCAGTAGAGGTTGGATCCTCCACAGAGGTTTTAAGCAGTGCAAGCTTCCATGGAAATTCTCTGGAAATCAGCTGTAACGGACGCTATGTATTTGATGCGATCAAAGCATTGAGCGGCAGTCTTGTGACATTCCGTTTATGCGGAGAAATGAAGCCGTTTATTATCAAATCTGTCGATGATGATAATGTTTTACAGCTTGTTCTTCCAGTAAGAACCTACGCTTAATAGTCAGGCAGCTCGGTTAATACCCAGCTGCTTTTTCTATGCTTTATTTATAAAAGTAGTCCTTTTTAACTGCCGGATCATCCTGTTTGAAAAAATAAAAAAATTACATATGAAAATTGATGTAGAAAAGTTTGAAAACCATTGGAAAAACTAACAAAAAACCTTTAAATATGATATAATATATAAGAATGTGAAAGAGGTTTTATAATGGATATAAAGATAACCAGTGAATACATAACTTTAGGTCAACTGCTGAAAATGACAGATTTTATCCAGAGCGGCGGTGAAGCAAAATTTGCGGTGAAATCACTTGCAATCAAAGTGAACCAGGAACAGGAAAACCGCAGAGGACGCAAGCTGTATGCAGGCGATGTCATCGAAATTGAGGGCAGTGTATTTACTTTGTCATGAGACTGGAAACACTGCGTCTACATGATTTTCGCAACTATGCAGATATAAATGTCAGCTTTTCTGACGGCATCCATATACTGACAGGAAAGAATGCACAGGGAAAAACCAATTTACTGGAATCTATTCTCTATCTGTCCACGACCAGATCCCATCGAACAAGTGAAGATAAAGATCTAATCAAAGAAGGTGAAGAAGCCTTCTTTATTAAAGCCTCGATTGCAAAGGAACAGAAAACGGAGGATATCCGTGTGACGGTAAATGAAAAAGGGAAAAATCTTTTTATTTATCAGAATCCTGTAAATCGCGTCAGTGATTTTATTGGTGAATTTAACTCTGTTATGTTCTGTCCGGATGATATGAATCTGTTTCAGGCCTCTCCACGCGTCAGAAGACGCTTTGTGGACATGGAACTGAGTAAAATCAGTAAGAAGTATGTTTCTACTCTTTATGTCGCCACACGGCTTTTAAAAGAGCGCAATGCATATCTGAAGCAGGAGAGAGTAGATCGCTCTTATCTGGAGGTATTAACAGCACAGCTGGTGGATGCTTCTGTAATTATTATAAAGCAACGGCATTTCTTTCTTGAGGAGCTTTTAGAAAAATGCAGAGCCTTTTACCGGCAGCTTTCCAATGATGATACGGATATCACGGTCAGATATTTGAGCTGTGTTCCATTTTCAGAAAAGGAACAAGAGCTGAAGGATGCATTGCTGAAAAAATATCAGAAGCATCTGGATCGCGATTTGCTTTTAAAGCAGACAACAGCAGGTATTCATAAAGAAGATTTTATCTTTGAAATGAATAACAAGGAGCTTGTCAGCTATGCTTCCCAAGGACAAAAGCGAAGTGTGTTGCTGGCATTAAAAATCGGGATGATCCACATGATTCACGAAATCACGCAGGAATATCCGGTTTTATTGCTGGATGATGTATTTTCGGAGCTGGATAGCTACCGTCAGGCAGAATTGCTGAAATCCCTGCCGCAAGAGGTACAGATTTTTATATCCACGACAGATACGGTGGATATGGAAGATATAAACAGTAATCGCAGAGTTACGTTGTGGTACGTAAACAACGGAACAATCGAACGATGTTAGGAGGATGAACTATGGATGAGAATCAGATGAAAGAAATCGAAGAAATGGAAGATAAGGTTGATCATTCTTATACGGCTGATGATATTCAAGTCCTGGAAGGACTGGAAGCTGTTCGGAAGCGACCTGGTATGTATATCGGTTCTACGAGTGAGAGAGGTCTTCATCACCTTGTCTGGGAAATCGTTGATAACTCGATCGATGAGGCTCTGGCCGGATTCGCTACCGATATAGAAATAACGATTGAGAAGAACAATATCATCCGTGTGGAGGATAACGGCCGCGGAATGCCGACAGGAATCGTTGAGAAAACCGGAATCTCCGGAGTGGAAACAATATTCACAGTGCTGCATGCCGGAGGTAAATTCGGAGGCGGTGCGTATAAGGTATCCGGAGGTCTGCATGGTGTAGGTGCCAGTGTTGTAAATGCGTTGAGTGAATGGCTGGAGGTTAATGTACATCAAAACGGTCATGAATATTATCTGCGCTTTGAGGATGGCGGCAAGGCTACCAATCCTTTAAAAATTATCAATGACAGTGAGAAGCACGGGTCTATCGTACGCTTCAAGGCAGATCCTGAAATATTCCAGGAGACGCAGGAATATGATTTTGATACACTGAATGCCCGTGTTCGTCAGCTTGCTTTTCTGAATAAGAGTATTCGCCTGGTGCTTTGCGATGAACGCGATGAGGAACCAAAACGTATAGAGTATAAGTATGACGGTGGTATTCGTCAGTATGTGGAATATCTGAACAAGAACAAGACTCCTTTACATGAAGAGGTCGTTTATGTTGAGGGAATAGAGGACGGTATTCTGGCTGAAATCGCCATGCAGTACAATGACGGCTATATTCCAAGCATTTACTCCTTCTGTAACAATATCAATACGATGGAGGGAGGAACGCATGAGGACGGCTTCCGGCTTGCTCTGACGCGAATTATCAATGCCTATGCAAGAGAGCAGGGAATGATTAAAAAGGATGAAACACTGGCAGGAGATGATGTCAGAGAGGGTCTGACTGCGATTATTTCTGTTAAGCATCCGGATCCTCAATACGAAGGACAGACCAAAACGAAGCTGGGAAATTCCGAGGTACGTAAAATTGTTTCGAGTATTTTGGGAGAGCAGCTGGACCGCTTCTTTATGGAAAACCCGGATACGGCAAAAATTATTGTAGATAAGGCAATTCTTGCAAGCAAGGCACGTCTTGCGGCTAAAAAGGCAAGAGAGCTGACGAGAAGAAAAAGTGCTTTGGAAATCACATCTCTACCAGGAAAGCTTGCGGACTGTTCCAGCAAGGATGCCTCCGAATGTGAAATTTACATTGTCGAGGGTGATTCAGCCGGAGGAAGTGCAAAGCAGGGAAGAAATTCCAAATTCCAGGCAATCCTTCCACTGCGAGGTAAAATTCTGAATGTAGAGAAAGCACGTTTGCAGAGAATTTTTGAGAATAACGAAATTCGCTCCATGATTACAGCATTCGGCTGTGGAATTGGAGAGGAAATGGATGTAAGTAAGCTGCGTTATCATAAAATCATTATCATGACCGATGCCGATGTCGACGGTGCACATATCTGTACCCTAATGCTGACGTTCTTCTACCGTTATCTGCGCCCAATCATCGAGGGTGGATATGTATATATTGCCATGCCTCCGCTGTTTAAGGTAGCGAAGGGTAACCGGGTAGAATATGTGTATAAGGAAGAAGCCATGGAGGAGGTACGTGCATCCATGGGTGAGAATGTCAATGTGCAGCGTTACAAAGGTTTGGGGGAAATGAATCCGGAGCAGTTGTGGGAGACAACCATGGATCCGGCATTCCGTACGCTGAAGCAGGTCAATATTGATGATGCGATGGAAGCGGACAGTGTGTTTGAGATGCTGATGGGTGAGGAAGTAGAGCCTAGAAGGGACTTTATTCAGGAAAATGCAATTTATGCGAATCTGGATATCTAAGAGGAGGTGTAAAGGAACATGGATTTAAATAAGGAAAAACTAATTCAGGTAGATATTTCTAAAGAAATGCGAACCTCCTTTCTGGACTATTCAATGTCTGTTATTGTAGATCGTGCATTACCGGATGTGCGAGACGGGATGAAGCCTGTTCATCGCCGTATTCTTCATGCGATGAATGAGCTGGGAATTGTCGCCAGCAAGCCTTTTAAGAAGTCTGCCCGTATCGTCGGAGAAGTAATTGGTAAGTATCATCCGCACGGTGATATCGCTGTATATGATGCGATGGTGCGTATGGCACAGGATTTCAGTTACCGCTATATGCTTGTACAGGGGCATGGTAACTTTGGTTCCATGGATGGTGATGGTGCTGCGGCAAT comes from the Erysipelotrichaceae bacterium 66202529 genome and includes:
- the dnaA gene encoding chromosomal replication initiator protein DnaA — encoded protein: MSNFAKVQLEQIWQKTLQLINESAHFDDAVFNAWYKEDSHLFDIEDDFATIVVPYKINKQIMMDSIDLIQQKLSDVLDMKVSCQILLKSEVDMLQPSSVVKRRNEILFEDKVKKEYTFDSFVVGKNNREAHAAALSVCYYPGKFNNPLFIFGNSGLGKTHLLHAIGNYVKANRPEEKVLYIYSEDFVTLLIEAMKNKTVEDVKEMICSVDYLLIDDIQRLKQSTSQEIFFNMYNKLISDNKQIVITSDIHPTELKGIENRLISRFSSGLSVSVGSPEFETAKAILQKKMEGRSDEIMIDDEVLDFLATRFASDVRKLEGTLNELFFKAILYNPERIDITFAKEIFKENPIVVKQEDELTPKQIKNAVCEYYGLTRTQIESKSRTKNIANARHIAIYLCRTHLEMPFAKIGFEFGNRDHSTIMSSYEKMMKLLKEKETFQQAVMQIESSLGIK
- the yaaA gene encoding S4 domain-containing protein YaaA; the protein is MDIKITSEYITLGQLLKMTDFIQSGGEAKFAVKSLAIKVNQEQENRRGRKLYAGDVIEIEGSVFTLS
- the gyrB gene encoding DNA topoisomerase (ATP-hydrolyzing) subunit B yields the protein MDENQMKEIEEMEDKVDHSYTADDIQVLEGLEAVRKRPGMYIGSTSERGLHHLVWEIVDNSIDEALAGFATDIEITIEKNNIIRVEDNGRGMPTGIVEKTGISGVETIFTVLHAGGKFGGGAYKVSGGLHGVGASVVNALSEWLEVNVHQNGHEYYLRFEDGGKATNPLKIINDSEKHGSIVRFKADPEIFQETQEYDFDTLNARVRQLAFLNKSIRLVLCDERDEEPKRIEYKYDGGIRQYVEYLNKNKTPLHEEVVYVEGIEDGILAEIAMQYNDGYIPSIYSFCNNINTMEGGTHEDGFRLALTRIINAYAREQGMIKKDETLAGDDVREGLTAIISVKHPDPQYEGQTKTKLGNSEVRKIVSSILGEQLDRFFMENPDTAKIIVDKAILASKARLAAKKARELTRRKSALEITSLPGKLADCSSKDASECEIYIVEGDSAGGSAKQGRNSKFQAILPLRGKILNVEKARLQRIFENNEIRSMITAFGCGIGEEMDVSKLRYHKIIIMTDADVDGAHICTLMLTFFYRYLRPIIEGGYVYIAMPPLFKVAKGNRVEYVYKEEAMEEVRASMGENVNVQRYKGLGEMNPEQLWETTMDPAFRTLKQVNIDDAMEADSVFEMLMGEEVEPRRDFIQENAIYANLDI
- the dnaN gene encoding DNA polymerase III subunit beta, coding for MYFKVSKKEFYNALSVASRAISTFSPLPAFSGIKIDAKEDCLILTGSDSDVSIQTKLTKSEECVLEIRDMGSIVIEAKYILEIVRKIDAEEIEFEMIDGSLTKISGNTAEFRINGMRANEYPAIDFSKPKECFALKEETLKKVILQTSFATSDKETRPVLTGVNFHCEGNTLHCVATDSYRLAKKTIDIAEALNFNITIPAKSLSEVVKTLEGEGEVEIAVNDKKAQFIIHDTIVQTRLIDGVYPETSRLIPLQFDYELTIDSRDLLNAIDRASFIKNDGVSVIKFSLSEQECVLSSKSVEVGSSTEVLSSASFHGNSLEISCNGRYVFDAIKALSGSLVTFRLCGEMKPFIIKSVDDDNVLQLVLPVRTYA
- the recF gene encoding DNA replication/repair protein RecF; the protein is MRLETLRLHDFRNYADINVSFSDGIHILTGKNAQGKTNLLESILYLSTTRSHRTSEDKDLIKEGEEAFFIKASIAKEQKTEDIRVTVNEKGKNLFIYQNPVNRVSDFIGEFNSVMFCPDDMNLFQASPRVRRRFVDMELSKISKKYVSTLYVATRLLKERNAYLKQERVDRSYLEVLTAQLVDASVIIIKQRHFFLEELLEKCRAFYRQLSNDDTDITVRYLSCVPFSEKEQELKDALLKKYQKHLDRDLLLKQTTAGIHKEDFIFEMNNKELVSYASQGQKRSVLLALKIGMIHMIHEITQEYPVLLLDDVFSELDSYRQAELLKSLPQEVQIFISTTDTVDMEDINSNRRVTLWYVNNGTIERC